CTGCTTAATACCCGCTGGGGCAGGCGAGGGGGAAGGAGAAAGCTATCGTGCTTGGCGCCCTCCCCACGGCACGTTAGAACTGGTCTTCCGCCAACCCCATCACGCTCGCCGCACCGTGCTCGACGGCATGGCCATGCGCATAAGCCATCGGCAGTATGTGATCGGCATAAAATCGCGTCGTCGTTATTTTCGCGTTATAGAAATCGCGATTCCCGACGCCCTCCGCCAGCTTGCGATCGGCAACCAGTGCGGCCTGCGTCATCTGCCAGCCGCCGGCGACGAAGCCGAACATTTTCAGATAAGGCACGGCGCCCGCAACCGCGCCTTTCAGTTCGCCGGAAAATGCGCGAAGCAGCGATTCGGTCGCTTCGATCAAACTGGCCAGCGCAGGCCTGAACGATGCGAGGATGGCGACCACATTGGCATTATTCGTATTCACGTTTTGCGCGGCCAGCTTCTGCATTTCCATAAACAACGCACGCACCGCCACGCCTTTATCGAAAGCGATTTTGCGGCCGAGCAGATCGAGCGCCTGGATGCCAGTGGTGCCTTCGTAGATCGAGGTGATGCGCGCATCGCGCAGATATTGGGCGGCGCCGGTTTCTTCGACGTAGCCCATGCCGCCATGAATCTGCACGCCAAGCGAGGCGATCTCGATCGATTGTTCGGTGCACCAGCCTTTCACGACCGGCGTCAGGAGGTCGAACAGCGCCTGGCTTTCCGCGCGTTGTTGCGGATCGGGATGGCGCAGCGCGATGTCGAGCGCGCCTGCGGTGAAGTAGGCCAGCGCGCGCATCGCTTCGATTTGCGCTTTCATACTCATCAGCATGCGGCGAACGTCGGGATGATGAATGATGGTCACGCGCCCGCCGTTTTTCACACCGATCTCGCGGCCCTGCACGCGCTGTTTAGCGTAGGCGAGCGCGTGCTGGTAGGCGCGCTCGGCAATCGCAACACCTTCTGTGCCGACGCCGAGCCGCGCCAGATTCATCATCGTGAACATGTATTCGAGGCCGCGATTTTCCTCGCCGACCAGATAGCCGATCGCGCCGTCTTTGTCGCCGTACGCGATAACCGCGGTCGGGCTGGCGTGGATGCCGAGCTTGTGCTCGATCGAAACGCAATGCACGTCGTTATGGACGTCCAGGCTGCCATTTTCATTGACGAGAATTTTCGGCACAACGAAAAGCGAAATGCCTTTCGTTCCTTCCGGCGCATTCGGCGTGCGCGCGAGCACCAGATGAATGATATTTTCGGCGAGGTCGTGCTCGCCCCAGGTGATGAAGATTTTGGTGCCGTACAAGCGATAGCGATCGCCTTCGGGAACAGCGCGCGTGCGCACCGCCGAAAGATCCGAGCCGGCCTGCGATTCGGTCAGGTCCATGGTTCCAGTCCATTCGCCGCTGGTCAGTTTCGGCAAATAGCGCTGCTGGAGTTCGGGCGAACCGTGGCGGGTGATCGCCTCGACAGCACCCGAAGTCAGCATGGGACACAGGCAGAAAGCCATGTTCGCCGAATTCCAGATTTCCGAAACCGGGACCGAAACGATTTCGGGCAAACCCTGGCCGCCGAACTGCTGCTGGCCCGACAAGCCATTCCATCCCGCCTCGATGAATTGCCGATAGGCCTCGCGAAAACCGTCGGCGCTCGCGACCGCGCCGTCCGCGAACCGCGCGCCCTGCTGATCGCCGGGCCGATTCAGCGGCGCGAGAACGCCCGACGCAAACTTCGCCGCTTCGCCGAGCACGGCATCGACGAGTTCCCCATTGACTTCCTCGCAACCGGGCAGAGCGCTGATCCGATCGAGGCCAACCAGTTCCTCGATCACGAATTTCATATCCTGCAGCGGGGCGGTGTAATCAGACATGGCGTTCCTCTTCAGCCGGTAAATCAGGCCCTCGACGACTGGCCAGGTCTTTCTTGAATCGAAGCCGGATGTCGCATCGAAGCGTTTGGAATATCGTCCCCGGACATCGACGCGCCGTACACTACAGCTCGGCTGTCAACTCCTTTACCGCGCCGAACAAATCCGCGACCAGCCAGTAATCGGCGATCTGGAAAATCGGCGCGTCGGCGTCCTTGTTGATGGCGACGATGACTTTGCTTTCTTTCATGCCGGCAAGATGCTGGATGGCGCCGGAAATGCCGATCGCGATGTAAAGCTCGGGCGCGACGATCTTGCCGGTTTGGCCGACCTGAAGGTCGTTCGGCACATAGCCGGCATCGACTGCGGCGCGCGATGCGCCGACGGCGGCATTCAGCTTGTCGGCAAGCTGTTCGATCAGCGCAAAGTTTTCGCGGCTGCCGAGGCCGCGCCCGCCGGAAACGACGACGCGCGCTGCGGTCAGTTCGGGGCGCGCCGACTGACTCAGTTCGTGCCCAACGAACTCGACGATCCGGCTTGGCTCGAGCGCCGTCAGGTTCTCGATCATCGCCGACCCGCCATGCGCGGGCGCGAAGTCGAATCCGGTCGTGCGCACCGTGATGACCTTGATGCGATCCTGCGACTGCACCGTGGCCAACGCATTGCCCGCATAAATCGGCCGAACGAAGGTATCGGGCGATTGCACGGCAACGATGTCGGACACCTGGGCGACACCGAGGAAAGCGGCGACACGCGGCAGCAGATTCTTGCCGAAGCTGGTCGCGGGGGCGAGGATGTGCGTGTAGGAATCGGCGATCGAAACGATCAGGCCAGCGACCTCCTCGGCGAGCTGATGCGCATACTGCCCGGAATCGGCAACCAGAACTTTTTCAATGCCGGCGACCTTGGCCGCAGCCTGCGCCGCAGCCGCGCAAGCATGGCCCGCGACCAGAATGTGCAAGGGCTGACCGATCGCTTTCGCCGCGCTGACCGCACTCAAGGTCGCGGGCTTGAGCGTCGCGTGATCGTGTTCCGCGACGACCAGCGTTGCCATCAGATGACCTTCGCCTCGTGACGAAGTTTTTGCACAAGCTCCTTCACATCGGCGACGCGTTTGCCGGCGGCGCGCGTTTTTGGTTCCTCGACTTTCAGCGTGATCAGGGTCGGCCGGATATCGACGCCGAGCGCCTCCGCGGTCATCACGTCGATCGGTTTTTTCTTGGCCTTCATGATATTCGGCAGGCTCACGTAGCG
This region of Burkholderiales bacterium genomic DNA includes:
- a CDS encoding electron transfer flavoprotein subunit alpha/FixB family protein, translating into MATLVVAEHDHATLKPATLSAVSAAKAIGQPLHILVAGHACAAAAQAAAKVAGIEKVLVADSGQYAHQLAEEVAGLIVSIADSYTHILAPATSFGKNLLPRVAAFLGVAQVSDIVAVQSPDTFVRPIYAGNALATVQSQDRIKVITVRTTGFDFAPAHGGSAMIENLTALEPSRIVEFVGHELSQSARPELTAARVVVSGGRGLGSRENFALIEQLADKLNAAVGASRAAVDAGYVPNDLQVGQTGKIVAPELYIAIGISGAIQHLAGMKESKVIVAINKDADAPIFQIADYWLVADLFGAVKELTAEL
- a CDS encoding acyl-CoA dehydrogenase, coding for MSDYTAPLQDMKFVIEELVGLDRISALPGCEEVNGELVDAVLGEAAKFASGVLAPLNRPGDQQGARFADGAVASADGFREAYRQFIEAGWNGLSGQQQFGGQGLPEIVSVPVSEIWNSANMAFCLCPMLTSGAVEAITRHGSPELQQRYLPKLTSGEWTGTMDLTESQAGSDLSAVRTRAVPEGDRYRLYGTKIFITWGEHDLAENIIHLVLARTPNAPEGTKGISLFVVPKILVNENGSLDVHNDVHCVSIEHKLGIHASPTAVIAYGDKDGAIGYLVGEENRGLEYMFTMMNLARLGVGTEGVAIAERAYQHALAYAKQRVQGREIGVKNGGRVTIIHHPDVRRMLMSMKAQIEAMRALAYFTAGALDIALRHPDPQQRAESQALFDLLTPVVKGWCTEQSIEIASLGVQIHGGMGYVEETGAAQYLRDARITSIYEGTTGIQALDLLGRKIAFDKGVAVRALFMEMQKLAAQNVNTNNANVVAILASFRPALASLIEATESLLRAFSGELKGAVAGAVPYLKMFGFVAGGWQMTQAALVADRKLAEGVGNRDFYNAKITTTRFYADHILPMAYAHGHAVEHGAASVMGLAEDQF